TTCCTCGACATCTTCTTTCACCAGTCTGGAATTGTTCCATTCGACTTTCTCCAACGTCGTGGAAAAAACGATTTTGGCTGTCTTTTCGATCCACTCGGCATGATTCCTTTCATGCTGCGAGGCTGATGGGTTCGAAGGCACAGATGGCCAGTAACTGTGCATCATCTGATAAGTCCCACGTCCCCAAATGACAGTGTCGGCAGTACTTAGAATTTCTTTCGCGTGCTTCTCCAAATCAGCATCGTAAGAAACCCAGCCAATGTCCATTTCACCGTTCGGCCCTTCTACAAAACCGTCAAGCGATGCGTGCAAAAATAGAACAAGTTTTCTCATTTTCAGTTCTCCTTTGTTCATAGAGATATCTACATTAACTATATTATAGGACATTTCAGCTTGGTTGTTTCTTATGGATTGCTAATCACAAATGGAGTATTTAGTCTAGATTGCGTTCCCGTTAGATATAGTTAGATGCTTATCTAATCGGTAATCGGCTCATGTTCTTGTCCATTACGGCAATCGGTACAAGTTCTTGTCCTTGGCTCGGGACAAGAACTTGTACCGTAAAAACAAAAAAAGCCGCTAATTGCGACTTTCAAAGGGAACATCTACTTTTCCCCCGGCACATGTACGTACCGGTTCCGGTCATTTGTAACACTCCCTTCACTCTTTCTTTTTTTTGAAGAAATCGAACTTGATCACATAATCAAAGAGAGAGGTGATTGCAACAGATCCAAGTGGAATCATTGCGTATGCCCAAGGCGGATTATTTGGAGCTTCACCAGGGGGTGCATCTATTAAAATCTCAAAAAGAACGACACAGTAAATTACGGCCAATACAATACCTGTTACGTTCCTATCTTTTTTACGCATAGCTATTTTTCACCTCCCTTAAACATGAACAACCACTGAAAATAAATCCTCTTATGAAAATTAAAAATAATTATATTGCTTTAATCTGTATTTAAACCATTTTCAAGCAACAATATGAGTTGGCCATGCCACGAGCATTCCTCCAAATTCATATGGGTAACTATTCCACAATTTATTTTAACACGAAATTGAATTCTACTGCCCGTTGCTCCGCCCCCTCCCACGCGATGCGGCAGTCGCCGGATTATCGCCGTTTAAGACGGCAAAGTCGTCAGCAATCTGAATCCAACAGGCGGCGCTTGGTGGAGGCATATTCATCCATGTCGGGACAAGAACTTGTACCGTAAAAACAAAAAAAGCCGCTAATTGCGACTTTCAATGGGACTATATTCTTGTCCCCCGACAGTAAGGAAGTTAGATTTGTTCTGTGAGCTCTTAAACCAGTTTTCTATAAAACTGCGACTGTTACAACCTAAAGGTGCATATTTTTACAACAGCAGCCGCAAGTAGTTGGCTGCTGTTGTAGTAAGGTTCGTTGTATTCAAGTCAATTAAATCAACTTGATGATTTTGTTGAACGTAGGATACAAGAGAAAATGCCGACCAAC
Above is a window of Paenibacillus sp. FSL K6-1330 DNA encoding:
- a CDS encoding dihydrofolate reductase family protein, coding for MRKLVLFLHASLDGFVEGPNGEMDIGWVSYDADLEKHAKEILSTADTVIWGRGTYQMMHSYWPSVPSNPSASQHERNHAEWIEKTAKIVFSTTLEKVEWNNSRLVKEDVEEEIMNLKQQPGKDMVILGSPRFAHYLMQLDLIDEYKITVSPVLIGSGLPLFQGLKEKINLKLIENKTFDSGALGLVYQTVR